In Candidatus Eisenbacteria bacterium, the genomic window TCCAGCCCATTACGGACCGTGCATGCGCGGCATCGAGGTAGATGCGCTGGATTTCCCCGGCGCGCGCGTCCTCGAACTGCGGTTCGATCGTGGTGCCGAGAATGCGATTGATCTCGCGCACGATGTCCAGTACCGACGTGCCGACGCCGGTCCCGATGTTCATGATTTCTCCGCTCGCCTGCGCGAGCGCGAGCACGTTCGCAGCCACCACGTCGTCGACGTACAGGTAGTCGCGCACCTGTTCACCGGTGCCGAAGATGCGCGGACGCCGGCCCTCGAGCATCAGTCCGATGAAGATCGCGTTGACTCCGGCTTCACCGTGCGGATTCTGTCGCGGCCCGTAGACGTTCGGATAGCGCAGCACCGTGTAGTCGAGACCGTGCAGCAGCTTCCAGATATAGAGGTAGTGCTCGACGGTATGTTTGCTCGCTCCGTACGGAGCCTCGGGATTGATCGGATGATCTTCGGTGGCCGGGAGTTGCCGGCCCTCGCCGTACAGCGCTCCGCCGGTCGAGGCGTAGACCAACTTGCGAACGCCGTTGCGCGAGCACGACTGAAGCAATCCGAGTGTGCCGAGCACGTTGACACGCGCATCGAACACCGGATCCGAGACGGACTTGCGCACGTCGATCTGGGCGGCG contains:
- a CDS encoding NAD-dependent epimerase/dehydratase family protein, coding for MRILVTGGAGFIGSNVADRLIALGHEVAIFDDLSSGFREFVNPSARLFIGDLADANAVERCVSEFRPEIVDHHAAQIDVRKSVSDPVFDARVNVLGTLGLLQSCSRNGVRKLVYASTGGALYGEGRQLPATEDHPINPEAPYGASKHTVEHYLYIWKLLHGLDYTVLRYPNVYGPRQNPHGEAGVNAIFIGLMLEGRRPRIFGTGEQVRDYLYVDDVVAANVLALAQASGEIMNIGTGVGTSVLDIVREINRILGTTIEPQFEDARAGEIQRIYLDAAHARSVMGWTPQVSFGEGLRRTVEWSRVHPLPIRPAAGG